In Notamacropus eugenii isolate mMacEug1 chromosome 1, mMacEug1.pri_v2, whole genome shotgun sequence, one genomic interval encodes:
- the LOC140505714 gene encoding interferon tau-like yields MTSWTLLPIALVLLCSSTLCSLGCDLTQGLQKDFSLVNQMSTFSLVPCLKDRTNFNFPKEAMEGSQLQREDATVIVHEMLQQIFTLFSQNAVPATWNQTQLMQLLIGVNQQLEVLERCLGQDVEWEEPSLESENARLALKIYFQGMNQYLQGKEYSHCAWEILRLEIRRVFLLMSKLTRKLRE; encoded by the coding sequence ATGACCTCCTGGACCTTGTTGCCAATTGCCCTGGTGCTGCTCTGCTCCAGCACCCTCTGCTCCTTGGGCTGTGACCTGACTCAGGGTCTCCAGAAAGACTTCTCACTTGTGAACCAAATGAGCACATTTTCCCTGGTGCCATGCCTGAAGGACAGGACCAACTTCAACTTCCCAAAGGAAGCCATGGAGGGCAGCCAGCTCCAGAGAGAAGATGCCACAGTCATTGTTCATGAAATGCTCCAGCAGATCTTCACCCTCTTCAGTCAGAATGCTGTTCCTGCTACTTGGAATCAGACCCAGCTCATGCAACTGCTCATTGGAGTAAATCAGCAGCTGGAAGTACTAGAGAGATGCCTTGGGCAGGATGTGGAGTGGGAAGAGCCTTCCTTGGAGAGTGAGAATGCCAGGCTTGCCCTGAAGATCTACTTCCAAGGGATGAACCAGTACCTGCAGGGAAAAGAATACAGCCACTGTGCCTGGGAGATCCTACGACTAGAGATCAGGAGAGTCTTTCTGCTCATGAGTAAACTGACAAGAAAACTCagggaatga